Proteins found in one Bremerella volcania genomic segment:
- a CDS encoding AraC family transcriptional regulator → MRYEFQDGLLEQIFDCLGDVVYCVKDLHGRYTFVNHAFAERIGVADPSELIGKQAAEYFPPELAKVYDDQDREVIRTGQPLRDQLELISQADGSRGWYLSNKFPLLNSSGETIGLVGVSQDLKQPSDSDLELADLKVVVDHIRQHIAQPLKTEELAEQVSLSVTQLDRRMRRVFRLSTKKFVMKYRLDLAQQLLVSSEKSLSEIALECGFSDQSAFTRHFGAAANQTPLAYRKSHQKQG, encoded by the coding sequence ATGAGATACGAGTTTCAAGACGGATTGCTCGAGCAGATTTTTGACTGCCTGGGGGACGTGGTTTACTGCGTTAAGGATTTGCACGGACGTTATACGTTCGTCAATCATGCATTCGCCGAACGCATCGGCGTGGCCGACCCTTCCGAGCTGATCGGGAAACAGGCCGCCGAGTACTTCCCTCCGGAACTGGCCAAAGTTTACGACGACCAGGACCGCGAAGTGATACGCACCGGTCAACCACTTCGCGATCAATTGGAGTTGATCTCTCAGGCTGATGGCTCGCGGGGATGGTATTTGTCGAACAAGTTCCCGCTTCTCAATAGCAGCGGCGAAACGATCGGCCTGGTAGGCGTTTCGCAGGACCTGAAACAACCCAGCGACAGCGACCTGGAACTGGCCGACTTAAAGGTGGTCGTCGACCACATTCGACAGCACATTGCCCAGCCGCTGAAGACGGAAGAGCTTGCCGAACAAGTCAGTCTATCCGTCACCCAGCTCGATCGACGGATGCGCCGCGTGTTTCGTCTCTCCACGAAGAAATTCGTGATGAAGTATCGGTTGGATCTGGCCCAGCAGCTGCTAGTCTCCAGCGAAAAGTCCCTCTCAGAAATCGCTTTGGAGTGTGGTTTTAGTGACCAAAGCGCCTTCACCCGGCACTTTGGCGCGGCTGCCAATCAGACGCCGCTTGCCTACCGAAAGTCGCACCAGAAGCAGGGTTAG
- a CDS encoding proline dehydrogenase family protein, which translates to MSIVTPSQRKMDISVFDVIAQEAIPLAAEILQASKGRETSQDRANLAKVAGLISDHDGKELTVAMVDQVLRIKNPRRSAHHLRSLVQQYGLPKYFSPLDRCLLQLGVWAAQVAPSVVMPLIRKRIQADSSHVIISAEPKPFARYLEQRQRDGIRINLNQLGEAVLGEQEAERRLQLYRRRLEDPAIKYVSVKLSSVAAHISLTGYQETLPELKERLRVLYRAAMSQGEGKHKFVNLDMEEYRDLYLTVDVFRSVLEEPEFHDLSAGIVLQAYLPDSHAVQKSLTRWAKQRVAAGGADIKIRLVKGANLAMEQVEASLNGWPQAPYHTKTETDANYKRMVEYAFRPENAEAVRIGLASHNLFDIAFALRLAQHREVTRRVDFEMLEGMANAQAREMRDRTGDLLVYSPICYDADFDSAVAYLVRRFDENTQPGSFLGSLFAMEVDSPAWHDQSQRFLDACRLAQSDQLASTPNRIQDRGTEHITPTNADEPFTNVPNTDFAIRANRQWIEELVDVWRGKTFGTIPMQVGGVEETTENLSQGLDPSRPGKVLYRFANGDASHVELALQTATSAQPTWEELGVEKRGQILRQFAVVAAQQRGETIGIMMGDAGKAVSESDAEIIEAIDFAEYYSRSLDTAGWDDGTTSSPAGVVVVTPPWNFPYAIPAGGCLAALMAGNSVILKPAPETVLTAWHLACQLWEAGVPRDVLQFLPLVDGDDGKKLLSDPRTSIVVLTGAYSTAQLFRSWRPEMRLYAETSGKNSMIISSAADLDLAIKDLVRSAFGHAGQKCSAASLAIVLRDVYESDQFRNQLRDAAASLRVAPSWDLSADVTPIIRPPHAELKRGLTQLDPGESWLLEPKMIDDNPCLWSPGIRLGVKPGSWYHRTECFGPVLGIICVNSFEEAIRIQNDNEFGLTGGLYSLDVDEIETWRESVEVGNAYINRTTTGAIVQRQPFGGWKHSAVGPGAKAGGPNYVAAFRDWTENALPTSNQPPSSKQSDLVTKLCEGLASDEDRQELHAAAASYAYWWDQCFSLEHDPSALHGETNHFRYRPLPSHVVRAVGDDVSTVDLAKSFLLCHIADIPWELSTDSTSDWLAMLPAVMKQQACVETEEQFTQRLSQLEPGSLRLVGTSDLGSIEKLKRCGYRILSSHCYSNGRLEWLGFLREQSVTEIVHRHGNTTSRQPQRR; encoded by the coding sequence GTGTCTATCGTTACGCCGTCGCAGCGAAAAATGGATATTTCGGTCTTTGACGTCATCGCCCAGGAAGCGATTCCGCTTGCCGCGGAGATCCTTCAGGCATCGAAGGGACGTGAAACCAGCCAGGACCGAGCTAACCTGGCCAAGGTAGCCGGGCTGATCAGCGATCACGACGGCAAAGAGCTAACCGTCGCGATGGTCGACCAGGTGCTGCGAATTAAAAATCCGCGTCGCTCGGCGCATCATCTGCGGTCGCTGGTACAGCAGTACGGACTGCCCAAGTACTTCAGCCCGCTCGATCGATGTTTACTTCAGCTAGGCGTATGGGCCGCTCAGGTGGCACCAAGCGTTGTGATGCCGCTGATTCGTAAGCGCATTCAAGCCGACTCGTCCCACGTGATCATCTCGGCCGAGCCGAAACCATTTGCGCGCTACCTGGAACAGCGCCAGCGCGACGGCATTCGCATCAACTTGAACCAGCTTGGCGAAGCCGTTCTTGGCGAGCAAGAAGCCGAGCGCCGACTGCAATTGTATCGCCGGCGCCTTGAAGATCCGGCGATCAAATACGTTTCGGTGAAGCTATCGTCGGTCGCGGCCCATATCAGTTTGACGGGGTATCAAGAAACGCTTCCCGAGTTGAAAGAGCGGCTGCGCGTACTGTATCGCGCGGCGATGAGCCAGGGAGAAGGCAAGCACAAGTTCGTAAATCTCGACATGGAAGAATATCGCGATCTCTACCTGACGGTCGACGTCTTCCGCTCGGTGCTGGAAGAGCCTGAGTTTCACGATCTGTCGGCGGGCATCGTTCTGCAGGCCTACCTGCCTGATTCCCATGCCGTGCAAAAGTCTCTGACGCGGTGGGCGAAACAGCGTGTCGCGGCGGGCGGAGCCGATATCAAGATTCGCCTGGTCAAAGGAGCGAACCTGGCCATGGAGCAGGTCGAAGCCTCGCTCAATGGCTGGCCCCAAGCACCCTACCACACCAAGACCGAAACCGACGCCAACTACAAGCGTATGGTCGAGTATGCCTTCCGGCCGGAAAACGCCGAAGCAGTACGCATCGGTCTAGCAAGTCATAACTTGTTTGATATTGCGTTCGCACTACGCCTGGCCCAACACCGCGAGGTTACTCGGCGTGTCGACTTCGAGATGCTCGAAGGGATGGCAAACGCCCAGGCTCGCGAGATGCGTGATCGCACGGGCGACCTGCTGGTCTACTCTCCTATTTGCTACGACGCCGATTTCGACTCGGCGGTCGCTTACCTGGTTCGTCGCTTCGACGAGAACACCCAGCCAGGCAGTTTCCTCGGTTCGCTCTTCGCCATGGAAGTCGACTCGCCTGCCTGGCACGACCAAAGCCAACGGTTCCTCGACGCCTGCCGTCTGGCACAGTCCGATCAGCTGGCCAGCACACCCAACCGCATCCAGGACCGGGGCACCGAGCACATCACGCCTACGAATGCAGACGAACCCTTCACCAACGTTCCCAATACCGATTTTGCGATACGTGCCAATCGCCAGTGGATTGAAGAACTGGTCGATGTATGGCGAGGCAAGACGTTCGGCACCATTCCCATGCAAGTCGGTGGCGTGGAAGAGACGACCGAGAACCTCTCGCAGGGGCTCGATCCATCGCGACCCGGAAAGGTTCTCTATCGCTTCGCCAACGGTGACGCTTCGCACGTCGAACTTGCCTTGCAAACGGCTACTAGTGCTCAACCGACTTGGGAAGAATTGGGAGTCGAGAAGCGTGGGCAGATTCTACGGCAATTCGCTGTCGTGGCCGCCCAGCAGCGTGGCGAAACGATCGGAATCATGATGGGGGACGCGGGCAAGGCCGTTTCCGAGAGTGATGCCGAAATCATCGAAGCGATCGACTTTGCCGAGTACTACAGCCGCTCGCTCGATACCGCAGGATGGGACGACGGGACGACCTCGTCGCCGGCCGGCGTGGTAGTGGTCACGCCGCCGTGGAACTTCCCGTACGCGATTCCTGCCGGTGGTTGCCTGGCCGCGTTGATGGCCGGCAACAGCGTCATCCTGAAGCCAGCTCCCGAGACCGTACTGACGGCGTGGCACTTGGCTTGTCAGCTATGGGAGGCAGGCGTTCCCCGCGACGTTCTGCAATTCCTTCCCCTGGTCGACGGCGACGACGGTAAGAAGTTGCTGAGCGATCCTCGTACCTCAATCGTCGTTTTGACCGGTGCCTACTCGACGGCTCAGCTGTTTCGATCGTGGCGGCCAGAGATGCGGCTGTATGCCGAGACCAGCGGTAAGAACAGCATGATCATCTCGTCGGCGGCCGATCTCGATCTGGCGATCAAAGACCTGGTGCGCAGCGCCTTCGGTCACGCAGGCCAGAAGTGCTCGGCAGCGAGCCTGGCGATCGTATTGCGCGATGTATACGAAAGCGATCAGTTCCGCAATCAGCTGCGCGACGCGGCAGCCAGCTTGCGTGTCGCTCCGAGCTGGGATCTCTCGGCCGACGTCACGCCGATCATCCGCCCTCCGCATGCCGAACTAAAGCGAGGTCTGACCCAGCTCGACCCCGGCGAATCTTGGCTGCTGGAGCCCAAGATGATCGACGACAATCCGTGCCTGTGGAGCCCTGGCATTCGGCTGGGCGTGAAGCCTGGTAGCTGGTATCACCGCACGGAATGTTTCGGTCCGGTGCTGGGGATCATTTGCGTCAATTCCTTTGAAGAGGCGATCCGCATTCAGAACGATAATGAGTTCGGCCTGACCGGCGGTTTGTATTCGCTGGATGTCGACGAGATCGAAACATGGCGCGAGTCGGTCGAAGTTGGCAATGCCTACATCAACCGCACGACGACCGGCGCGATTGTTCAGCGGCAACCGTTCGGCGGCTGGAAGCATTCCGCCGTAGGCCCAGGTGCCAAAGCTGGCGGACCGAACTACGTGGCGGCATTCCGAGATTGGACGGAGAACGCTCTCCCCACAAGCAATCAACCACCGTCATCTAAACAGAGTGACCTGGTCACGAAGCTCTGCGAAGGCCTGGCCTCGGACGAAGATCGCCAAGAGCTACATGCTGCCGCGGCAAGCTATGCATACTGGTGGGATCAATGCTTCTCGCTCGAGCATGATCCGTCGGCACTCCATGGCGAGACGAATCACTTCCGCTATCGCCCGTTGCCGTCGCATGTCGTGCGTGCCGTGGGAGACGATGTGTCGACAGTTGACTTGGCGAAGAGTTTTCTGCTGTGCCACATCGCCGATATTCCATGGGAGTTGAGTACCGACTCGACAAGCGATTGGTTGGCCATGCTGCCTGCGGTGATGAAGCAGCAGGCCTGCGTGGAAACCGAGGAGCAGTTCACCCAGCGGTTGTCGCAATTGGAACCGGGTAGCCTGCGACTTGTCGGTACGTCCGATCTCGGTTCGATCGAAAAGCTGAAACGCTGTGGCTATCGGATCTTGAGTTCCCACTGCTACTCCAACGGTCGGCTCGAATGGCTCGGATTCCTGAGGGAGCAATCGGTCACTGAAATCGTCCACCGGCACGGAAACACGACATCTCGGCAACCACAGCGGCGATAA
- a CDS encoding sodium:solute symporter family transporter translates to MLFRRNLFRRTLLVVAIALLAFSSARVGRGETHLDWNKLPDLPNPLGVAGPFAGISGSALIVAGGANFPQPVWQSNKQWVDTIHVLAPTDEGYAWKEGGSLPRPTAYGASVSTRHGVLCVGGNDAEQVFSDAYFLRWNGQQIETVPCAPLPRPIVYAQATMIGETVYVACGQSEPALSSATNALWSLDLSQPGQPKDFQWKELPPLPGPTRAFAMVAAQHDGFNDAIYVIGGRRDADGQTQFLQDVWQFVPKTNTWRQRKDAPRVMMAGEAIGVGQSHIFVLSRADQSNWGKEDELKDNHPGFPKEAYAYHTITDSWIRAGETPASPVTTTAVRWGNSIILPSGEIRPRVRSPHIWKITPSTPAKSFGVLNYVVLFGYLLAMVGIGVYFTQKNKNTDDYFRGGKQIPWWAAGCSIFATMLSSLTFTGLPSKAFAQDWVYAVSNLTIPFVAILAVFVALPFYRRIDATSAYEYLEMRFGRLTRMFASMSFVFFHLFRMAIVMSLTALALAVATPLTPVQSVLLMGVLSIVYCTMGGIEAVIWTDTIQTFVLLGGAILALALLVGGIEGGFAGFWEIAHTADKFNMVNANWDVTNAQVALWVIVAGAVAQNVSSYTADQAVVQRYVTTSTEKLAARSIWMSAILTIPATLLFFGIGTALFAYYQSQPDKLDPLITTDQIFPLFIAREIPVGLAGLIVAGVFAAAQSTVSTSMNSSATTIIVDFLRPLSFCTTERGYLNAARICTFAVGTIGTLLGLLFVNPDIRSLFDAFIMILGIFMGILGGLFLLGAFTRRTNQLGALCGALVGAVTMLALWKFTKVNGFVYPAAGLSVCFIVGYLASFVTGQSPRDLSGLTIYDAPTSDADHVQVEVSHPAN, encoded by the coding sequence ATGCTCTTCCGACGGAATCTTTTCCGGCGTACGCTTCTCGTCGTTGCGATCGCTCTGCTCGCTTTTTCATCGGCTCGAGTTGGCCGGGGAGAAACGCATCTCGACTGGAACAAGCTACCCGATCTCCCCAACCCGCTGGGTGTCGCCGGGCCATTCGCCGGGATCAGCGGCAGCGCGCTGATCGTCGCTGGCGGCGCGAACTTTCCGCAGCCCGTCTGGCAATCCAATAAGCAGTGGGTCGACACGATCCATGTACTGGCTCCGACAGACGAGGGCTACGCCTGGAAAGAGGGAGGCTCGCTGCCTCGTCCGACGGCATACGGAGCGAGCGTTTCGACCAGGCATGGCGTCCTCTGCGTGGGAGGCAACGACGCCGAGCAGGTCTTCTCCGACGCGTATTTTTTGAGATGGAATGGGCAGCAGATCGAGACGGTCCCTTGCGCTCCCCTGCCCCGACCGATCGTCTACGCTCAAGCCACGATGATCGGCGAGACGGTCTACGTTGCCTGCGGTCAGAGCGAGCCAGCACTTTCGAGCGCGACCAACGCGTTGTGGAGTCTCGATCTTTCGCAGCCAGGCCAGCCGAAGGACTTCCAGTGGAAGGAGTTGCCGCCGCTGCCAGGGCCGACGCGTGCGTTCGCGATGGTCGCCGCTCAGCATGATGGCTTCAACGATGCGATCTACGTCATCGGAGGGCGCCGCGATGCCGACGGACAGACGCAGTTCTTACAAGATGTCTGGCAGTTCGTCCCCAAGACCAACACCTGGCGGCAACGGAAAGATGCCCCGCGTGTGATGATGGCCGGCGAGGCCATTGGGGTTGGCCAGAGTCACATCTTTGTGCTCAGCAGGGCCGACCAAAGCAACTGGGGCAAGGAGGATGAGCTTAAAGACAACCATCCTGGCTTCCCTAAAGAAGCCTACGCCTACCATACGATCACCGACTCATGGATCCGCGCCGGTGAAACGCCAGCCAGTCCGGTGACGACCACTGCCGTTCGCTGGGGCAACTCGATCATTCTGCCCAGTGGAGAAATCCGCCCTCGCGTCCGCTCGCCACACATCTGGAAGATCACACCGAGTACGCCTGCGAAGAGCTTTGGCGTATTGAACTACGTGGTCCTGTTCGGTTACTTGCTGGCGATGGTCGGGATTGGGGTTTATTTCACGCAGAAGAACAAGAACACCGACGACTACTTCCGCGGCGGGAAGCAAATCCCCTGGTGGGCGGCTGGCTGTAGCATCTTCGCGACGATGCTCAGTTCGTTGACCTTCACCGGGCTGCCTTCCAAGGCATTCGCCCAAGACTGGGTCTACGCGGTCTCGAACTTAACGATTCCCTTCGTCGCGATTCTGGCGGTCTTTGTGGCCCTGCCATTCTACCGTCGCATCGATGCGACGAGTGCTTACGAATACCTGGAAATGCGATTTGGACGTCTGACGCGCATGTTTGCCAGCATGAGCTTCGTCTTCTTCCATCTCTTTCGCATGGCGATCGTGATGTCGCTCACTGCTCTGGCCCTGGCCGTGGCAACGCCCTTGACGCCGGTGCAGTCGGTTCTGTTGATGGGCGTGTTGAGTATTGTCTACTGCACTATGGGGGGCATCGAGGCGGTGATCTGGACCGATACGATCCAAACGTTCGTCCTCTTGGGCGGGGCCATCCTGGCACTTGCCTTGCTTGTTGGCGGCATAGAAGGCGGCTTCGCCGGCTTTTGGGAAATTGCCCACACGGCGGACAAATTCAACATGGTCAATGCGAACTGGGACGTCACCAACGCGCAGGTCGCGCTGTGGGTCATCGTGGCCGGGGCCGTTGCCCAGAACGTCTCTTCGTACACGGCCGACCAGGCAGTCGTTCAGCGGTACGTAACGACGTCCACTGAAAAACTCGCCGCTCGATCGATCTGGATGAGTGCCATCCTGACGATACCTGCAACCCTTCTCTTCTTTGGCATCGGCACGGCACTGTTCGCCTACTACCAAAGCCAGCCAGACAAGCTCGATCCGCTGATCACGACCGATCAGATCTTTCCGCTGTTCATCGCGCGGGAAATTCCCGTGGGGCTGGCAGGGCTGATCGTGGCAGGCGTATTCGCCGCCGCCCAGTCGACCGTTTCGACCAGCATGAACTCCTCGGCGACGACCATCATCGTCGACTTCCTTCGCCCGCTCAGCTTCTGCACGACCGAACGTGGTTACCTGAATGCCGCCAGGATCTGTACCTTCGCGGTGGGAACCATCGGAACGCTTCTCGGTTTGCTGTTTGTGAATCCCGATATTCGTTCGCTGTTCGATGCGTTCATCATGATCCTGGGAATCTTCATGGGAATCCTGGGTGGACTGTTTCTGCTGGGGGCGTTCACGCGAAGAACGAATCAGCTGGGGGCGCTTTGCGGCGCGTTGGTTGGAGCCGTCACGATGCTTGCTCTTTGGAAGTTCACCAAGGTGAACGGCTTCGTTTACCCAGCGGCGGGACTGTCGGTTTGCTTTATCGTCGGGTACCTGGCCAGCTTTGTTACCGGTCAATCGCCGCGAGATCTTTCCGGCCTGACGATCTACGATGCCCCGACCAGTGACGCAGACCATGTGCAGGTGGAGGTCAGCCATCCGGCGAACTAA